CGTCTGCGACAAAACGGGCTACATCGTATTCCAAGAGTATTCCGTTGCCGCCCATAACCTCTCGGGCTTGGCTTACCACATCGCGGGTTCGCATGCTACAAAATACCTTTGCCAAGGAAGCATGTTCGTCTGTCAACAAACCTTCGTCCTGCAATTCCGAAAGACGGAAACACATAGTCTGCATAGCTGTTAAATTCGCAACCATTTCAACCAAATGATTTTGCACCAATTGAAATGAAGCAATGGGTTTTCCAAACTGTTCGCGCTTTTTGGTGTATTTCACCGCAGCTTCATAAGCGCCCCTTGCGCAACCCACGGCTTGCCAAGCTACTCCGGCCCGCGTCATCCGCAGTACTTTGGCGGTATCTTTAAAAGAATCGCATTTTTGAAGTCGGTCACTTTCGGGAATTCGACAATCCGTCATTGTAATTAAAGCGTTTTGCACAGTTCGGAGTGCCATTTTATTTTCAATCTTTTCGGCCTTAAAACCCGGATTTCCTTTTCTAACCAAAAATCCTTTCACTTGATCGGAAGCTTCGTCGCGCGCCCAAATTATTGTAACGTCTGCAAATGTTGCATTTCCAATCCATTTTTTTTGTCCGTTTAAAACCCATTCGTTACCTTCCTGCCTGCAGGTAGTTCCCAAACCGCCCGCAACTGCGGAGCCCACGTCGGGCTCGGTGAGTCCGAACGCACCGATAAGCTCCATTTTCGCCATTTTTGGGAGCCATTCCTGTTTTTGCTCCTCGCTTCCGCAGATGTAGATGGAACCCATAGCCAAACCACTGTGCACGCCAAAAAAAGTAGAAATGGAAACATCTACCCGCGCCAATTCCATCGCGATAATGCCTTCCATAACGTAGGTTTCGTAAGGTGTTCCGTAGCCTTCATAGGTAAGTCCGCAAATGTTCAGTTCTGCCATTTTTGGAATAATCTGAAAGGGAAATTCGGCTTTGTTCCAGTATTCATTAGCTATCGGCTTTATTTCATCTTCCATAAAATT
The Aequorivita iocasae genome window above contains:
- a CDS encoding acyl-CoA dehydrogenase family protein, which translates into the protein MSFFSKIKQTIHLMQDIDLDALGKLSQKVDLSEIMKTVGELDDRQLAGLMRMLKHKGGKKGQHKLPPIDGDFYDLALKLTPQQRELQIKVRNFMEDEIKPIANEYWNKAEFPFQIIPKMAELNICGLTYEGYGTPYETYVMEGIIAMELARVDVSISTFFGVHSGLAMGSIYICGSEEQKQEWLPKMAKMELIGAFGLTEPDVGSAVAGGLGTTCRQEGNEWVLNGQKKWIGNATFADVTIIWARDEASDQVKGFLVRKGNPGFKAEKIENKMALRTVQNALITMTDCRIPESDRLQKCDSFKDTAKVLRMTRAGVAWQAVGCARGAYEAAVKYTKKREQFGKPIASFQLVQNHLVEMVANLTAMQTMCFRLSELQDEGLLTDEHASLAKVFCSMRTRDVVSQAREVMGGNGILLEYDVARFVADAEAIYSYEGTKEINSLIVGRAITGYSAFV